A segment of the Salminus brasiliensis chromosome 1, fSalBra1.hap2, whole genome shotgun sequence genome:
GTGGTTCATACACAGAGGTGGAGGTTGCAGCAATGCGAATGACCAGATCATCATCTCCATGTATTCCAGCATTCGCATTTATATTGAATACGGAGGACTTAAAGGAGACCTCAGAATTTAACTTGCCCATAGCTGGAACAGTGATGAGGCCAAGATCAATGATCGGTGGAGACCTACTCTTTTGGTAGACTACTTTTGCATCTACATCAATGGCATGCCTAGTGGTAGTTAACAGGTGCTTAAGGCCAAAATGCTCATACAGGTTGAGGTCATTGATGGGTGGGATGGTAAAATCGAAAACTGGCAAAATCATTTCTGGAGTGCTGATAGGCACATTCAGGAACTCAAGGTCGGTTTCACCATTTACAGCGGCATAAACACCAGTTTCAGCTTTCTTGTTGTCTACTGTAAAGTTATAGTTATATCTGTACTGGTTGAAGCGCACTAGTGCTACTGTATTGATACGTTGCTTCTTGGTGTTGACAATAACAGAATAATCATTCTCAAGATCAATTTTGGCCGGGAGAGAGTCCTCGAAATTGGCTTTGACATTACCCTTGTTCTGGAAATCAATGACAATATCAGTAGGACGGACCATGAAGGTAAATGCATTGGATAGAGTACCACTTAGAGCTCCAACAAGTTCTGTGTCGTGTTTTGCCTCCATCTCTATTTTCATATCTCCAAGGTGAGCCCTACCAGATACAACCACCAAACTGTTCTTAATTAATGGAGAGGTAGTTTCAAGCTGGCCATTGAAGTCAATGTGGCTCAGGGCAACGGCATCAAAGTTGAATGTCTCCTTCATCTTCAGGTCAGCACTATCAAGATCTTCAGTCAAGGTGAGTTTTATACTTCTTAGATCCATAACGAAGCTTAGGTCACTCTTGTAATTGACATCTTTAGAATAATCATATTGGCTCACTTTGTTAGTGCCTACATTTTTAACTGTCACTTTGAGGGTGGTGTCTTTCTGTGTAGCAAAtactgactgggtcagagcaacCTCACTGGTATAGGAAAGCATAGCGATGTCCACTTGGTGCTTGTAAGATGTTTCAAGAGATGCTGACATTCCACCTTCCACTGCAAGGAAGGCTCTGTTGACAAGGTCTGCCTTGTATGGTGTTGTATTCGCCTTCACAGATGTCTGAGCAGTGGCTTGGGCTGAGAGGCCATAGAAGGTTACTGATGCCTGGTGTTCAATTGTAAGGGCACTATGCATGAACTTCAGAGTCTCTGCAATTATGAGACGGCTCATTCTTGGAATACCAATACGGGCTGTGGAATCTAGATTATAGTTGAGAATTGGAAATCTTGGAGATGCACCCACTGAGgtaataaatgctgtaaaatgaTGCATTTGTTCATTGTCAGTGGAATTCTGAATTTCAGCAGAGGTCCTGAAGGTATAAATGGGGCTACTGAGTCTGATCTCACTGTAAAGCTTTCCAAAGGCAGGTATGACCACAACGTCTGGGATCTTAGGCAGCTTGATCTCAGGAATCTGAAGAGGAATGTCAAGGATGTACTCATCACTTAATTTGGGAATGGCAGGGAAGGAAATCTCTGGAATAGTCATCTCTGGCAATGTGATGGCAGAGAAGTCAGGCAGGAAGCTTGCTGTGAGCTCTCCAAAGGGGGCATTATTAGTGAGGGTCTCAATTTCAAAGTTCCTAATCAAATCAAGTAGCTCTGCAAGCCATTGCTTGATATCCTCAAAACGAATGGTGGTTGCTGGAACATTGTAGACTTCCAGAATGGTGAATTGTGGAAGTTCAAACTGTGTTGGGAGCTCCATTTCATAAAGTTGGTGAAAACTGAATTTCATGGAGGGAAGAACGAGGTCAGTGAATGGAACAGTGAAAGAAGGGAACTCAAGTTCTGCATTCTCCAAGCCAGTGACAACTCCTTCAATGATTTGCTTTAACTCAATGACAAACTGTTGATCACCAAATATGTCATTAATGGCATCTTTGACAACAGTCAGGCTCTTTAGGTAGATATCACGTACATGCTCCAAAGCCAGGAGAATTTGTCCTCTGAAGTCTTTATCTATCATTTGTCTGAATGCCTCAGCAAATACTTTGATGTTATTAAGAGCAAAACTGTCAATGAAGTCCTTTAATGTCTTCATGACGTCTGTGACTTTAACTGCTTTCAGATCTTCAAGAGAAGCAGAGATAGACGACAGAGCATAGTTAATAAATTCTCTAGCTGCTTCAAGTTTCTGAGGGAGCTCAAGTGACACAATAAGGTCGTTAAGTTTGGTTGTGCACTCACTGATTTTCTGATTTGCCTCGTCCACAAATACATTGTAATTAAATGCCTTCATTTTTTGGACAAAAGTGTCCAGGAACTTGTTGAGATCCTCAATTATGTCCTTCATCTCGGTTGTCTTCAGATAAGTGATGGCTTCATCCAGCATGTTTGGGAAAGGGATCTGAATGGATTTCAGTGTATTGTCTAAAACTTCGACTGTTTGATCAATCTTGAACTGCTTGATAAGGTCCACAaccttgtccagaaatgcttcAATCTTCCTGTCAATCTCATATTTCACAAGAAAGTCTCTCACGTTGCTGTAGATAATTTTACACTTGCCCTCGATGTCCAGTTCAGTGATCAGCTGCTTTAACATATTAGCAATCTTGCTGATTTCTTCTGTGGGTAATGTAGCCAAAAGATCCTCTGTGTACTCTTGAATATTGGTGGAGACAATGGCATTCTTCACATCCTCAACAAATCTGGCCTTATCAAATTTCGCAACCATGTCCTTCAGGTCAGTGACAATCAGCACTAATGTGTCTTTGATTGCATATTGTTCACTGTAGTCATTCAAAAAGGCAAAGATTCTGTCCTTCGTTATATCAATCTTTCTGATTAGATCTTCAATGGCCTCGATGACAACAAAGAGCATATCACTGATGTCATATTTCTCCATGAGTGCATCCAGCTTTTCTGTTAGCTTCTGAAGAACTGGAGCACCATTCTCAATCATTTCCTTCACAATTTTCTCCACTTCAGTTTGCATCGTCTGAGCAGCAGTCTTCAGTTTCAGTACAGAGTCCATCAAACCCTCAACAGTGATAGGACAGTCCTGTGCAAATGTAATCAACTTATTTTTAAGCTGGGCAGCCCTTTCTTCAAGATTCAGGTCATTTACAACATCCCTAACCTGCTGCAGAAGAGTTTGAATCTTGTCCACAAAGTCTTctctttttatataattttgcaGGGCCTCAATCACGGCCACAGCTGTGTCTTTGATCTTTTCGAAAACTGCTGGAAGACTCTCAATAAATGGCAGATTGATGACATGGCTCTCTGTGTTCTTATCATATTTCAGGAAACCAGACAAGGAGATATCTTGGCTACTGATGTAGGCATTGGTGAATACTCCAGATACTTCCAGTCCAATCCTCGTAGGGTTGTTATATGCACTGACATCTTGGCTGATTTCGTTGTTGTTTACCTTGGTTTTCACTCTCACTGTAGTGGATTGCTCAGAAGGTGTCAGTACAGTGTCAACTTTGTTGTCAAAGTTCATTTCAGTAGTGTCATCATCACTGAACTCGTGTTTGGTTGAGATCCTACATTCATGGGAATGTGCAAGGGCAAGTGGCTCTGCCTTTAGAAGGATCTTGGTGTAAACCTGGGCACTCTGTTTTCCATACAGGTTCAATTCTCCATCTCCATTTGCAAGGGCGTTAAGGTTGAAGCTGAAAGGAACAGCTGTAGCCCGAAGGGTTGTGGTCAAGCGAACAGGCTGGGAATTCAAATTGGCATTGTTGCTAATTCTGACACTAAGTCCAGCAATCTCCATTTCAGTGTCATGGCTCATGTGGGCCCCCATGAATTTTCCAGTTGTACTGCACTTGGCAGTTGCAGTTAGATCTGCATATCCAATCTCGTAAGTGTGTTTTAGCTCCTCTGCACCAAGGGCAAGCTTCAGACTACCTGTAAGATCTGCTTTGTAGGGTTCAGCCTTGAACACAGCTTCATTATTTATCTGGACCAGAAGAATCTTCATGTCGTTGTTGATATTCACAGTAGCAGAGTAAGGCTCAGCCTGAACAGAGATATCATTCAGGTACTGCAAATATTCAGCAAAATTAACTTGGGATTtacaagctaaagctaaagaagATGTAGTCGCAGACATGGAGATGTCATTAGTAAGATCCATGTCAACAAATTCACCATTTGTCTTGACTGACAGAGAAGCCTTTGTGGAATCAAGCCGACCACTGAAAGTATTCTTCAGAATCAGGGGGCTGTTCAGGAGAGTGGTCCCACTAGTAGTCAGGCCATTGTTGTTCAGAGTCAGACTGACTTCATGGGTAGCACTGTGATCAGCCAGCTGGGCAGAAGCATTGCAGTTTACAGCCAGACCATTAACATCCAGAGTGGCAATGAACAGGGATGTGATATGGTCTTTAGAATGATCTGTTGTGGTCTCAATCTTGATGTTGACATCTCCAGCACTACCGCTTGCTTCAGCAATGTTCTGGATCTTCAGGCCCAGAGCCAATGCCTTGGTATCTGATTTTGCAGAAAACTTGGACTTCATGAAAGTGACTTCAGCAGTATGGATCAGCATGTCTTCAAAAGCATTCGTATTGGACTGAACTGACAACTCTCCATTAGCTAATGTTGCTGCAACAGAATTCTCAACCTGAAGGGCAGTTGAGTCTACCTTTAATGAAGACTGAAACCTTGCCTCTGGCCTGAATGGGAAGAGAACAAGTGACTGTGTGAAAACCGTATCACCCTGAATAGGGCCGGTCCTGAAGAATCCCTTTAAGTTGCTATCTCCAGAGATTCCTTCTGTATTGATTCCTAGTTGGCCTGTATGCTCCAGAAACGCTTCTACACCAAGGGGACTGTTGGCATCAAATTtgctgcttgattttatactgATCTCCTTTAGTTTTATCTCTTCAACAATGTTGATGTTGGCATCAATTAGCTTGTGGttgacagcagtgttaatctctGCCTTTAGAATGTCACTTGATGATGCAGAAAGCAGACCTgatcctgtaataaaaaaggacatatatttaattaaatattcagTTAATTTAGGTTAGCTAACTGGTAACACATGCTGAATTTAAAGACACAGTTTTATTATGCCATACCTTGGACTCCAAAGGAGAGAATGTCCACAGGGCTTGTTCCAGTTACTTTGAGTTTGGCAGAATAGCTTAGGTGTTCATCTGGATCTCTTCCAGCAGATGCAGCCGCCTCCATGTTGTAAAGGTTGCTTCTAAGCTTACCAGACACTTCTGCCATTCCGAGCACGGGCAGAGACACGGTTAGTCTCTCTGGAACAACTATTTCAGGAACTGGAACACTAACAGAGGCAAACTTTAGGCCAAGTGCAGGCACTTTCAGTTGTGGTGTGGTGAGAGCAGAAGGGAAGTCCAGATCCTTAGATGACTTGCCACCAAAAGGTATAGGAAAAGTGACTGTGTAGTAATCCTTGCCAAATTGAtactcagcttcagcttcacTGTTGAAAGAAAGTCAAGTTTACTGATTAGGAGTGTGTGACTTCTTTACTATTTCCACACTGTAACATTACAAAATCAATTACTCAGTTTGATGCATTTTTGATTCACTTACACATTCataaacagtgtctcaggcacaCCAAACTCTTGTAAAGCAGGAACCCTTAAGTCTTCCACAAATGGGATCTTAGAAGCTTCAAGGTAGTTATTTGTggcctggaaaaaaaacagaaagcagTATGTTGCAATTATCTGGTTCCGCATGGAAAGTGTATCCCTGCAGAGTATTTAATACTAATAACACTAtgctattttattttaattatttacatcatttttaaaGCCATGTAGTAGTAGGTTTTAGCTGATTCTTTGACACCCACATCCTCCCATTTATCATCCCATTTTGTACATATGACTCTGCCGCTATGTCCTGATATAgtacactgtatgacaaaatagtGCAGTTTTTTACAGCCTTTAAATGTAGTTATTTATGTGATTGTCAGTGTTCATCTACACAAGGGCTAACATGCCTTGGACCTATTTCTTACAAATTTCTCTGTACTTTGCAATGCTGCTCTGTTGTTCTGTAATCCCTGCATTAAGTGCAATCTGTAAACTTTAAATggccaatagaacaggatgtAAGTGCTTATAAAACTGGCAGCTTATTGCTTATTAATTGCTCTTAAACcgaaatatatataatgaaataaatgcatATTTTATCTTTTCTTGTACAACCTTCATTTCATTGGTTTGCGAGTGGGAAAAGTATTATTTTTACCTCAACTGAGGAGGTTAACACATCACGAATGGTCTTGTCAGTCTGGCCAAGACGTTGATCAAAGAAGTCACTGATCTCTGCTTTGATGGTGTCAAATTCTGGTAAGATGCTCTTGGTTACAGAGTTGACATCTGACTTAATCTCAGCTTTAATTCTTTCATCAcctaaaaaagagaaaaaaaagtttcatttaCAGTTTTGTATGCtttttttatagataacagGGACAGTGTATCTGTTTTAAAAGATAACAGGTCTACAAAGGTGACCTTTCTCCCCACTTTAGTAATGGGGTGCTGTTCTATAGCacagaaaatgaaataaatgtaataaatgagtGTTAGGCATAATTTGGGGGTGCcacaattaatttaatttaaaatgtaatcttttatttataattgatctatatatatatatatatatatatatatatatatatatatatatgtgtgtgtgtgtgtgtgtgtgtgtgtgtgtgtgtgtgtgctgtcgtAAAAGATAGATATGTACCATATTTCACAGTGAGGTTTTGCACAGAAGAGGTCTCAAAGAACTTGATGTCACTTTTAAGTTCCAGTATTAGATCCTCAGCACGCTTTAGACTGGCAGCCATTTTTGCATCAGTCTGAAGAGATGGGGCGAGCAGCTGAACCTGCAGCATGGCATCGGTCATTGCCTTCATTCTGAAAGAAAAGATTTAAATTTGAGATTTTAGTCATGACATGACAAGACCTCTTCACAACACGTCACCAGAAACATTCTGTCTTTTCTCAAGGACAGAAAGGTGAAGGAGAAGTTTCAGATGGAGTGGACTTTACATTCCTTTTCCAATCTGCAATCTCTATGCCAATTGGAACTAGGTCTGTTAAACAAGATGGGctttttaactttaactttttttaCCCTAAACTGTGTGCAGCATCTACCTGTCTTTCAGCAGCACAGAACACTATTCTATGCCATAAATATACCTTCACATAATTGTACAAATGTTCATATAATTCTGCAACATACAATTACTTTGTGTACAGTCTGTGTATCAGTCTGGTATATGTTactcatatttaatatttcactcACCCAGACATATTTTGTGTagcatacttggtgaaatacaGTGATTCTCAAATGATTTAAGCAAGAGGTAAGAGGAGATCAAATGTATATACGTACTTAGCCTGAGTGATCAGAGAAGCCTGTGCTACTTTGTTGTTAAAGAAGTCAATCCTGATGGAACGTGCGTCATTCGCAGTTTTTGGTTCAGCTGTATCAATTTGAAATCCGACATCAAGGTACTCAGGGATCTGGAGATCAGCAGAAACAGCATACTTCTTTCGGTTGAACGTCATCTTAGCTGTGGCCTCAGTGGGAGTTCCTGGAGTACATGTAGTTACAATCAGGACATTTTACACAAAAAGCTTGATGTATATTTCGATGCATGTTGAGCAATTAGGTTGTGTCTTACCCTCAGCTTTCACCAGGACTGTGACTTTGTCAACCATCCCCTCATGTGCATACCTAACGGTGGCAGTGTACTCAGAGACTTCACCAGTGGGATGCAGCTCAATGTCATACCTAAACAGAGAATTAGTTAGTTCAATatttaaaaggggaaaaaacacagttaTGACAAGCTAATAAAGTAGGCTTAATATTAAAGTCGTAATATTTGTGCAATGTGTGCTTACCTGCTGTTACCAGAAAGGGGGAAGTACGGGGAGGCATCATTTAACATGGCTCTTGAGAAATGAACAGAATCACAATAGTTGAGACCAGGAAAGAGAGGTCTGCAATGATCCTCACTAATACGCTGCATCATGGCAGGAACAGTCTTGATGTCATCACCAGCAACAGAAAACAGGGAGTTGCTGTACAGATAAAACAAATAGAGTGAACAGTGTTATACTTGCTCCTACTGCATGATTGTGCTCTGTTATTGCTTATTAATAATGCCATTTTGAAAAATCTGTTAAAACATCTCACGTAATACTGATGAGTTTAGATGGAGTCTCAGGGGCAGGGAGGGTCAGCTTGATCTCGTTGTGGCTCAAGGCAACCTTAGCTCTAAGGCCGCTCTCATGGTAGATGCTGGTGTGCATCTCCAGGCCAGAGTTAACGTAGTCTGGGAGGTGGGTGCCAATCTCAGTCACAAACTCAACACCAAGAGATGGCATGAAAGCAATTTCACTCTGTAAATGACATCAAATACAACAAGTTGAAGTGGGAAGTTTTGGCTAAAGTGTGAACAATATGATGAAAGAAATTAGTTAGTAAAAGATTTTTATTTGTGTACCATATCACGAGCAACTTTCAGTCCTCCTTTGACCCCAGGTGTGAAGGTACCAGAAAGGGCAACCCTCAGTGGGACACCAGGACCAGTAGGTAGGTAGAACTCATTGTCCATGAAGATGTAATGAAGGAAAAGCTCATTGTCAGCACTTGAGTACAGGCCTTTGATGAACTGAATCAAGAGGAAAAAACATAGGGCATTAGATACACTGCAAtcataattactattattaatattacattattgtCGTTATTATGCATTACATATATGTACTATCCATTTAAATCCATCTGGGATGAGTATATGTTGTATTTAATGCAAaatttgtaatgtaaatgtaatttgtaaatgtttaaattTGCAGATATTGTTAGGTGTACTCACATCAGCAGGGAACATCTTTAGAAGATTTTCAACCACCTTTGACACAGAGTACGCCAATTCTTCCATATCTTTAATTTTAAGATAGCCAAGCTCAGCTCCCAGTAGCCTCAGGTAGAGCATTGCTTCAGGGGTGTCTTGGGCCTTCAGGTCCTTGATTAGCTTCTCAACATTGCGGGTAATTTGTTGGATGATATTTTGGGATGCCTAAAAATATAATAGcacataaaatatatttaattctcTCTAAAGAAACCATGTCtagcagaaaaaaagaagaagaggaagaagaagcagTTTGTAATTGCCCAGGTTCCGAAATACTGGAGCCAGGTAACTCACATTcttttgtatttaatttttagATTGACaattaattactgaataaaaagCATTAGTCTACAGGACATTTGTGACTAAAATACAATACCTGTCTCTTTTTCCTGGCATTCCTTAATTCAGGGATGATATTCTTCAGAACCTCATTGACCTGAGAGGGCATCTTGTCAGAAGCAAAGTAAATGGTCTCCATCACGGTATCAGGA
Coding sequences within it:
- the apobb.1 gene encoding apolipoprotein Bb, tandem duplicate 1, translating into MGDNKLYLLLLLSIIVLTDAQDEEAQCLLAKRYRSFHKYEYIYETESLNSLNGAINGPKASCKVEIEVPGTCHYVVHTKECTLSEVIDTDAEGNPVFRPAAGTDNFKAQMEKNPLKIIVEGDNDIKLFPEDDELINILNIKRGIISALAVPVLEEERNKRMPTIFGLCKTDYTVNARGDIATDVTLTRDLSRCDNFRPIKDHTSPLALITGMNYPLAQLFRSKQTCSYKFDNQQKHMTSGVCTENHLLVPFSYKDTHGITNVGKQTVSLVGVTEHNDRVFNYNEANMKPLHLDASVDMSPTQDENTILTILRELAGLSQTSHGHKRAHLAQKLVAMIRKANADTLSAALPKALEVSRSLTYQALFQCGTPECSSAMIKMLRSTGSSTAEIDAAVYAMGLVPNPSRVLVKEMLEMARFKPSKLIYYATSNAVRRLYKAEGRVTPEIQAVADYVLEEIGDCTDDQEHIYLTLRVTGNMAAAVGAASPALKSAVIQCINQPAASPEVQQAAIQVFRLTPIPEEGRVVLMQVLLNKDAPVQKRIAAYLILMKDPQPAELTQLTAALPTEENVQAKSFFISHITNILSSTAPETEELRQKILDALQGNEIGNVMDPTKFSRNYRIGSLEGNMIFEEANKLPREIILEMTLNAFGYDIDMFEVGVEGKGFEPTVEALFGPNGFFPDTVMETIYFASDKMPSQVNEVLKNIIPELRNARKKRQASQNIIQQITRNVEKLIKDLKAQDTPEAMLYLRLLGAELGYLKIKDMEELAYSVSKVVENLLKMFPADFIKGLYSSADNELFLHYIFMDNEFYLPTGPGVPLRVALSGTFTPGVKGGLKVARDMSEIAFMPSLGVEFVTEIGTHLPDYVNSGLEMHTSIYHESGLRAKVALSHNEIKLTLPAPETPSKLISITNSLFSVAGDDIKTVPAMMQRISEDHCRPLFPGLNYCDSVHFSRAMLNDASPYFPLSGNSRYDIELHPTGEVSEYTATVRYAHEGMVDKVTVLVKAEGTPTEATAKMTFNRKKYAVSADLQIPEYLDVGFQIDTAEPKTANDARSIRIDFFNNKVAQASLITQAKMKAMTDAMLQVQLLAPSLQTDAKMAASLKRAEDLILELKSDIKFFETSSVQNLTVKYGDERIKAEIKSDVNSVTKSILPEFDTIKAEISDFFDQRLGQTDKTIRDVLTSSVEATNNYLEASKIPFVEDLRVPALQEFGVPETLFMNVEAEAEYQFGKDYYTVTFPIPFGGKSSKDLDFPSALTTPQLKVPALGLKFASVSVPVPEIVVPERLTVSLPVLGMAEVSGKLRSNLYNMEAAASAGRDPDEHLSYSAKLKVTGTSPVDILSFGVQGSGLLSASSSDILKAEINTAVNHKLIDANINIVEEIKLKEISIKSSSKFDANSPLGVEAFLEHTGQLGINTEGISGDSNLKGFFRTGPIQGDTVFTQSLVLFPFRPEARFQSSLKVDSTALQVENSVAATLANGELSVQSNTNAFEDMLIHTAEVTFMKSKFSAKSDTKALALGLKIQNIAEASGSAGDVNIKIETTTDHSKDHITSLFIATLDVNGLAVNCNASAQLADHSATHEVSLTLNNNGLTTSGTTLLNSPLILKNTFSGRLDSTKASLSVKTNGEFVDMDLTNDISMSATTSSLALACKSQVNFAEYLQYLNDISVQAEPYSATVNINNDMKILLVQINNEAELKHTYEIGYADLTATAKCSTTGKFMGAHMSHDTEMEIAGLSVRISNNANLNSQPVRLTTTLRATAVPFSFNLNALANGDGELNLYGKQSAQVYTKILLKAEPLALAHSHECRISTKHEFSDDDTTEMNFDNKVDTVLTPSEQSTTVRVKTKVNNNEISQDVSAYNNPTRIGLEVSGVFTNAYISSQDISLSGFLKYDKNTESHVINLPFIESLPAVFEKIKDTAVAVIEALQNYIKREDFVDKIQTLLQQVRDVVNDLNLEERAAQLKNKLITFAQDCPITVEGLMDSVLKLKTAAQTMQTEVEKIVKEMIENGAPVLQKLTEKLDALMEKYDISDMLFVVIEAIEDLIRKIDITKDRIFAFLNDYSEQYAIKDTLVLIVTDLKDMVAKFDKARFVEDVKNAIVSTNIQEYTEDLLATLPTEEISKIANMLKQLITELDIEGKCKIIYSNVRDFLVKYEIDRKIEAFLDKVVDLIKQFKIDQTVEVLDNTLKSIQIPFPNMLDEAITYLKTTEMKDIIEDLNKFLDTFVQKMKAFNYNVFVDEANQKISECTTKLNDLIVSLELPQKLEAAREFINYALSSISASLEDLKAVKVTDVMKTLKDFIDSFALNNIKVFAEAFRQMIDKDFRGQILLALEHVRDIYLKSLTVVKDAINDIFGDQQFVIELKQIIEGVVTGLENAELEFPSFTVPFTDLVLPSMKFSFHQLYEMELPTQFELPQFTILEVYNVPATTIRFEDIKQWLAELLDLIRNFEIETLTNNAPFGELTASFLPDFSAITLPEMTIPEISFPAIPKLSDEYILDIPLQIPEIKLPKIPDVVVIPAFGKLYSEIRLSSPIYTFRTSAEIQNSTDNEQMHHFTAFITSVGASPRFPILNYNLDSTARIGIPRMSRLIIAETLKFMHSALTIEHQASVTFYGLSAQATAQTSVKANTTPYKADLVNRAFLAVEGGMSASLETSYKHQVDIAMLSYTSEVALTQSVFATQKDTTLKVTVKNVGTNKVSQYDYSKDVNYKSDLSFVMDLRSIKLTLTEDLDKLVGALSGTLSNAFTFMVRPTDIVIDFQNKGNVKANFEDSLPAKIDLENDYSVIVNTKKQRINTVALVRFNQYRYNYNFTVDNKKAETGVYAAVNGETDLEFLNVPISTPEMILPVFDFTIPPINDLNLYEHFGLKHLLTTTRHAIDVDAKVVYQKSRSPPIIDLGLITVPAMGKLNSEVSFKSSVFNINANAGIHGDDDLVIRIAATSTSVYEPLKAKLEGSSRLTSKRGLKLATALSLENNHVKGSHNSTMTLNTDTLAVLIAVNTFAKVDLPILTFEANHKLNADTKTHPNAASTVSAKYTFDIPIIKAVGNGDAENILKLDGSLTYISAESTTKGMIDGKVLETGVVKGALDNEASIYMNGEGLRSKLKTSGDINVNHADLKVMFDVDENFELEAALNRVYTVLNFVSNNEVNIAALNTKGKHAGKATIDLAPMGSLTADVEFDLSQPSTFGELTIYEKTVVDITLANQKISYTTDMISPVYTTNVAIDVEGDAPVFKVDFKSSAKSPAVLLGYDLDSYISTAMENGGLTATAKAFLEHNDFTMDFNSVLKLSDPSHTLNLDITSPTFTDANLRYAARKDGVSASVSTPTAGLLGLQLNGQTPSQINTRLYSRYPSAPENDVDIITMRMTATGEEKIQIQATYNLEAPSEMIMCLTMRFSTLTSTISNFGEKYGISSALQGLKTTVVSALTEAFTTVSNHAPELSQLSILFRNVVVQYQQAIQSLFNAAIKFLRETQIKLPGMEEATLSEICKKIKSNVFVVFEQIVMAITDNLEAYLASISNTISTVQVTLPSGEVMTGEQILDFVKSNLRRLVTHTVNTVKQLESLDVVLKMLSDTLQEVVEKAQEFIDMIRSDVVDAVALYVNKYYTNFISSLKRLIENADALLTIEQFNDIVKQCMEFIMFVLNELTGIVSTILPVEFGARQASLEFELPFPFHQ